In Halobacteriovorax marinus SJ, the following proteins share a genomic window:
- a CDS encoding MerR family transcriptional regulator, which produces MYNIQLASSLSGINVHNLRAWERRYSAVSPKRDEVGRRLYSKENIEKLFLLNQLVKEGTAIRHIAEKTNEELTSLVEEKGLIASLDFEQSNTEKEEIELTYKAMAMAMNFKKFDIVSHELSKAIDQYDLKKVVFEILTPFLFDLRDKLDKNRITLEEKHTLITLTKYFLRRKIYQNNSNINRNSVVIATPAGDQYELQALIAALLLSGHGRQVVYLGANVEARTIVDTVEATGVENILVWGSCLWNEKRGAELGSYFNSLNELAPKGTKIGIACNGKAPYEFFTTGTNMKVLPNYEKLSEDLEKQSIF; this is translated from the coding sequence ATGTACAATATTCAATTAGCATCATCTCTCAGTGGAATCAATGTTCACAACCTCCGTGCCTGGGAGAGAAGATATAGTGCTGTATCTCCAAAGAGAGACGAAGTTGGTAGAAGACTATATTCCAAAGAAAATATCGAAAAACTCTTCTTACTCAACCAACTCGTAAAAGAGGGGACAGCAATTAGGCATATTGCAGAGAAAACAAATGAAGAGTTAACTTCACTTGTTGAAGAGAAGGGACTCATCGCTAGTCTAGATTTCGAACAATCAAATACAGAGAAAGAAGAAATCGAGTTAACGTATAAAGCGATGGCCATGGCGATGAACTTTAAGAAGTTTGATATCGTTTCACACGAATTAAGTAAGGCGATTGATCAATACGATTTAAAGAAAGTTGTTTTTGAAATCTTAACGCCGTTTCTCTTTGATCTCAGAGATAAGTTAGATAAGAATAGAATTACTCTTGAAGAAAAGCACACGTTAATAACTTTAACAAAGTACTTTCTAAGAAGAAAAATTTATCAGAATAATTCTAATATCAATAGAAATAGTGTCGTCATTGCAACTCCAGCTGGAGATCAATATGAACTTCAGGCCTTAATTGCAGCACTTCTCCTAAGTGGTCATGGAAGGCAAGTTGTTTATCTTGGCGCCAATGTAGAGGCGAGAACAATTGTCGATACTGTGGAAGCTACAGGGGTAGAGAATATTCTTGTTTGGGGATCATGTCTGTGGAATGAGAAAAGAGGAGCTGAACTTGGTTCTTACTTTAACTCATTAAATGAGCTGGCCCCAAAAGGAACTAAGATAGGAATTGCTTGTAATGGAAAAGCACCCTATGAATTCTTTACGACTGGGACGAATATGAAAGTTCTTCCAAATTATGAGAAGCTTTCGGAAGATTTAGAGAAGCAGAGTATTTTCTAG
- a CDS encoding HD-GYP domain-containing protein, which produces MKALYICDNKEEWTTLNRLFAGNFPKVELICCLNGNDALDHLSYEGPFAIVMIEASIREENPTTLGQKILETVGERPIIFMGSEVHIKDRVDNDLYNGHPINGIIYTPYDVENFKSVISSTLEWAKKEEFEESIEEIDREELLPMRIRNFYMFKVVPYDVYLELTQTKFIKIIKRNQPYTHAKIQTYAKKNIKNLYLGKNDFIKMLEDGIEKVTAGLSQKGASLKAIFGNQIRGALIIQQYIRAIGVSDDIQALCSLIIDTTDKTIRRHETISEVVGQIPFKNGDFAEQAILTSYYCEAILHNLGWKSDLSRKKLGLASLLQDTTLSNEDLIKVTGADDPNLQMFTREEQDEYLAHPIQAAEIARQFQGYSEADFIIAQQHEKPNGTGFPFGVTANKMTAHSCAFILASTYVSRLAITGKSEADKIRIIEQLKVDYNIGNFKEPLSALEKTVRT; this is translated from the coding sequence ATGAAAGCATTATATATTTGCGACAATAAGGAAGAGTGGACAACGCTCAATAGATTATTTGCGGGAAACTTTCCTAAAGTAGAACTCATTTGCTGCTTGAATGGGAATGATGCTCTCGATCACCTCTCCTATGAGGGACCATTTGCCATTGTTATGATTGAAGCATCTATTAGAGAAGAGAACCCTACGACATTGGGACAAAAAATTCTAGAAACTGTTGGAGAGAGACCTATCATTTTCATGGGTTCAGAAGTTCACATTAAGGATAGAGTTGATAACGACTTATATAATGGTCATCCTATAAACGGCATTATCTACACACCCTACGATGTGGAAAATTTTAAAAGTGTTATTAGCTCAACTCTTGAGTGGGCCAAGAAAGAAGAATTCGAAGAGTCCATTGAAGAAATTGATAGAGAAGAACTACTTCCTATGAGAATTAGAAACTTCTATATGTTTAAAGTTGTTCCCTATGATGTTTATCTCGAACTAACTCAAACGAAGTTTATTAAAATCATAAAACGAAATCAACCATACACTCACGCTAAAATACAAACCTATGCAAAGAAGAATATAAAAAATCTCTATCTCGGAAAGAATGACTTTATAAAAATGTTAGAAGATGGGATTGAAAAAGTGACAGCGGGACTCTCTCAAAAAGGAGCCTCACTTAAGGCCATCTTTGGCAACCAGATAAGGGGTGCTCTTATTATTCAACAATATATAAGAGCGATTGGTGTTAGTGATGATATTCAAGCTCTTTGTTCATTAATTATTGATACTACAGATAAGACCATAAGAAGACATGAAACGATTAGTGAAGTTGTAGGACAAATCCCATTTAAAAATGGTGACTTCGCTGAACAGGCAATCCTTACTTCTTACTACTGTGAAGCAATCCTACACAATCTAGGCTGGAAGTCAGACCTCTCTAGAAAGAAGCTAGGACTGGCCTCTCTCCTACAAGATACGACTCTTAGTAACGAAGACCTAATTAAAGTAACTGGTGCAGATGATCCAAACTTACAGATGTTTACTAGAGAAGAACAAGACGAATATCTCGCCCACCCTATTCAAGCCGCAGAGATAGCCAGACAATTTCAAGGATATTCAGAAGCTGACTTCATCATTGCTCAACAACATGAGAAACCAAATGGAACAGGATTTCCTTTCGGTGTTACGGCCAATAAGATGACTGCTCACTCATGTGCATTTATCTTGGCCAGTACATATGTATCAAGACTCGCCATAACAGGAAAGAGTGAAGCCGATAAGATTCGAATCATCGAGCAATTAAAAGTTGATTACAATATTGGAAACTTCAAAGAGCCTCTAAGTGCTCTTGAAAAAACGGTTAGAACTTGA
- a CDS encoding polysaccharide deacetylase family protein gives MIKPILAAASLVLTVNTMAAVEKQFPENNYVYRPKVDTGFEQYRTKSLRNSNKVVLTFDDGPHNTRTPKLLDMLKRENVKATFFILTKNVNASNMYIIERILKEGHILASHDHDHDNNNGESEQVFRDELYDTVSMIESLKRKYNSNQISSFYRFPYGAYGQNKFYHHFNIMKDVSDRIYGENCINFAFWDIDSADWLVQLSPKQIAQNVLAHVVGGTAYRHKVRRTIFGNTKYEIKKYKINHPIGGGVALLHDIHERSIEAAEIFIKEAKKQNIDIVPLDEVDEFSYRNKSCQSLL, from the coding sequence ATGATAAAGCCAATTTTAGCAGCTGCTTCGTTAGTACTAACAGTAAATACGATGGCCGCTGTAGAGAAGCAGTTTCCAGAGAATAATTATGTTTATAGACCAAAAGTCGATACCGGCTTTGAGCAGTATAGAACTAAGTCCTTAAGAAATTCTAATAAAGTTGTACTTACATTTGATGATGGACCTCACAATACGAGAACTCCAAAGCTTTTAGATATGCTTAAAAGAGAAAATGTTAAGGCAACATTCTTCATTCTCACTAAGAATGTTAACGCTTCTAATATGTATATTATCGAGCGAATACTAAAAGAGGGACATATCCTTGCAAGTCACGATCACGATCACGACAATAATAACGGTGAAAGCGAACAAGTCTTTAGAGATGAACTCTACGATACAGTAAGTATGATTGAATCTCTAAAGAGAAAGTATAACTCTAATCAAATCTCTAGCTTTTATAGGTTCCCATACGGTGCCTATGGACAGAATAAATTCTACCACCACTTCAATATCATGAAGGACGTTAGTGATAGAATCTATGGTGAGAATTGTATTAACTTCGCCTTCTGGGATATTGATTCTGCAGACTGGTTAGTGCAGCTAAGTCCGAAGCAAATTGCTCAAAATGTTCTTGCCCATGTTGTAGGGGGAACAGCTTATAGACATAAAGTTCGTAGAACAATTTTTGGAAATACTAAGTACGAAATTAAAAAGTATAAAATCAATCACCCAATTGGTGGTGGTGTAGCTCTACTTCACGACATTCATGAAAGAAGTATTGAAGCCGCAGAGATTTTTATAAAAGAGGCCAAGAAACAAAATATAGATATTGTTCCTCTTGATGAAGTAGATGAGTTTTCTTACAGAAATAAATCTTGCCAATCACTACTTTAA
- a CDS encoding efflux RND transporter permease subunit, whose product MNYSKKFTQFIVQRPWTSILIGLLTLFIFLPGLSNLEQDFSYRIWFRDSEPLIKRYDNFQAKFGNDDLINIIIHSPNGIFDKESIDLIQELTDELWKVSDVISVDSLTNYQWTSAHEDELIIEDFISNDHSAQTLKLKKEMALADKTLPDYLINREATVTNIYAKIKPHFDGAPNDKEIIAQTREMISRIKQKLPSNDDHTIHTNGSLDINNTFREVSEHDVATIFPIVFLIIILFLTYIFRNITLVLLPLLTILVTIMATFGLAGYLGIKFNNLIAMVPTILIAIAIADSVHLLVTYFQFRKSGNNSKEATTLSITKNFKPTILTTISTAIGFFSCTTSDLIPLRDLGILAGAGTILAWIFTMFLMCPILLKSKVKGIKENNQDDVDPRAMERARSIVNTLDKYKYPIAFITLLVSIFSTYLGLKNEVNSNPYTYFTENVPLRISNDFTLKNLGGFYGPQVVIDSGVNDGIKDPAFLKKVESFQSWLEEKEYISRVTSIVEVIKAMNKSMHGDDESYYRVPENRKTIAELLFLYTMSLPQGKDLNDRMSIEKDSLRMAVLWTLQGSKESLEKMALIESKAKEFGLDAQVTGKIPIYQNMTTFVVKSFFSSIALALVGISLLLIIIFKSIKLGVFSMLPNIIPLMVGAGLMKILSTPIDVGTALVSSVCLGIVVDDTIHFLNSFNALRSKGMATKEALVKVLATTGPALIWTTLILAVGFGALIFANFSPNKNFGIFTALVLLVALVVDLIILPTLLLMRKR is encoded by the coding sequence TTGAACTACTCAAAGAAGTTTACCCAATTCATTGTACAAAGGCCGTGGACATCAATTCTAATAGGTCTTCTTACTCTCTTTATTTTCCTCCCTGGGCTTAGTAATCTTGAACAAGATTTTAGCTATAGAATCTGGTTTAGAGATTCTGAACCATTAATTAAGAGATACGATAACTTTCAAGCAAAGTTTGGAAATGATGATCTCATAAATATAATTATTCACTCTCCAAATGGTATCTTTGATAAAGAATCCATTGATCTCATTCAAGAGCTAACAGATGAGCTATGGAAAGTATCAGATGTCATCTCCGTAGACTCCTTAACTAATTATCAATGGACCTCTGCTCATGAAGATGAACTTATCATTGAAGACTTCATCTCGAACGATCACTCTGCACAAACATTAAAGCTAAAAAAAGAAATGGCACTTGCAGATAAGACTCTCCCCGACTATCTCATCAATAGAGAGGCCACAGTTACAAATATCTACGCAAAGATTAAACCTCACTTTGATGGAGCACCAAATGATAAGGAAATTATTGCGCAGACAAGAGAGATGATCTCAAGAATAAAACAAAAGCTTCCTTCAAATGATGATCACACAATTCACACCAACGGATCTTTAGATATTAACAATACTTTTAGAGAAGTCTCAGAGCATGATGTGGCAACGATATTCCCAATAGTTTTTCTCATCATTATTTTATTTCTCACCTATATCTTTAGAAATATCACACTAGTGCTTCTTCCTCTTTTAACAATCCTTGTTACAATCATGGCAACATTTGGGCTCGCAGGCTATCTAGGAATTAAATTCAATAATCTAATTGCAATGGTTCCAACAATTCTAATCGCAATAGCAATTGCTGATAGCGTTCACCTTCTTGTCACTTATTTTCAATTTAGAAAGAGTGGAAATAACTCAAAAGAGGCAACCACACTTTCAATAACTAAGAATTTTAAACCTACGATTTTAACGACAATTTCTACGGCCATTGGTTTCTTTAGTTGTACAACTTCCGACCTTATTCCCTTAAGAGACTTAGGAATTTTAGCAGGAGCAGGTACAATCTTGGCATGGATATTCACCATGTTTCTCATGTGCCCTATTCTACTCAAGTCAAAGGTGAAAGGTATTAAAGAAAACAATCAAGATGATGTTGATCCAAGAGCGATGGAAAGAGCAAGGTCGATCGTAAATACTCTAGATAAATACAAGTATCCAATTGCCTTCATCACTTTACTAGTATCCATTTTCTCGACTTACTTAGGTCTAAAGAATGAGGTGAACTCAAACCCTTATACCTACTTTACCGAAAATGTTCCTCTAAGAATTTCAAATGATTTTACTCTAAAAAACCTAGGTGGTTTCTATGGCCCTCAAGTTGTCATAGATTCAGGAGTAAATGATGGAATTAAAGATCCTGCTTTCCTAAAGAAGGTTGAATCATTTCAAAGCTGGCTTGAGGAAAAAGAATATATCTCAAGAGTCACATCCATTGTTGAAGTTATTAAAGCAATGAATAAGTCTATGCATGGAGATGACGAGAGTTACTACAGGGTTCCAGAAAATAGAAAAACTATTGCGGAGCTACTCTTTCTCTACACCATGAGCTTACCACAAGGTAAGGACTTAAATGATAGAATGAGTATAGAAAAAGACTCCCTTAGAATGGCCGTGCTCTGGACACTTCAGGGCTCAAAGGAATCCCTTGAGAAAATGGCCCTCATTGAATCAAAGGCAAAGGAGTTTGGTCTTGATGCACAAGTGACAGGAAAGATTCCTATCTACCAAAATATGACAACATTTGTAGTTAAATCATTCTTCTCATCTATTGCACTAGCGCTCGTAGGTATTTCTCTACTATTAATCATTATCTTTAAGTCAATAAAGCTAGGTGTCTTCTCAATGCTACCAAATATAATTCCATTAATGGTTGGTGCAGGATTAATGAAAATTCTCTCAACTCCCATCGACGTTGGAACAGCACTTGTTAGTTCAGTTTGTCTTGGAATTGTTGTCGACGATACCATTCACTTTCTGAATAGTTTTAATGCTCTAAGGTCTAAAGGTATGGCCACCAAAGAAGCTCTTGTTAAGGTACTTGCCACAACTGGACCAGCACTTATTTGGACAACATTGATTTTAGCTGTAGGCTTTGGTGCACTCATCTTTGCTAATTTTAGTCCGAATAAAAACTTTGGTATCTTCACTGCACTTGTTCTACTTGTGGCGCTTGTAGTGGATCTGATTATACTTCCAACTCTATTACTAATGAGAAAGAGATAA
- a CDS encoding MATE family efflux transporter, whose protein sequence is MKKELKKIIQLSLPLIFAQIGVVLLGVSDMVMLGHYSDTALKASGLANVWIIGTLMFGIGCSLGVDPIISKLVGQGESERTKVSLITGKALAVAIAVLTGLLWANTGAILGLFDQNAEYAELAHSYALIQIPSLIPFFMYMVFRQYLIARESTMPVALVLLLTNFINIFLNWIFIFGVGPFEEMGLFGAGLSSCLMRAAQYILLCLIILKSKKYRYHWVPYKAKYIDSEMLKKIVLIGLPIGAHLMLEAFGLQVTAFMAGKIGDDDLGAHSILLNLQYLFFILPMAFSLCAATRVGNEIGARSSNIFNVFKATSLLCLILFLCSSLGMFYFGESLVRAYGTSEAIILKARESLFYSSLFLFFYGLQLVGSGFLRGAGLTVITSLSNILSLYVIAIPLAYFLGVSREWGLQGLWAALAIGMVVATCANAILNLRYLFRVKSELSLSH, encoded by the coding sequence ATGAAAAAAGAATTAAAAAAAATCATACAATTAAGTCTGCCGCTAATCTTTGCTCAAATTGGAGTCGTTCTTCTAGGTGTGAGTGATATGGTGATGTTGGGTCACTATAGTGATACCGCTCTCAAGGCTTCTGGTCTGGCCAATGTATGGATCATTGGAACACTCATGTTCGGCATTGGTTGTAGTCTTGGAGTAGACCCCATTATCTCAAAATTAGTAGGGCAAGGTGAGAGTGAAAGAACAAAAGTATCTCTCATCACTGGAAAGGCCTTAGCTGTTGCAATTGCAGTACTAACTGGACTTCTCTGGGCAAATACAGGTGCCATTTTAGGACTCTTCGATCAAAACGCCGAATATGCAGAGCTTGCTCATAGTTATGCTCTTATTCAAATTCCCAGTCTAATTCCTTTCTTTATGTATATGGTCTTTAGACAGTATTTAATTGCTAGAGAGAGCACTATGCCAGTTGCATTGGTACTCTTACTTACTAATTTTATAAATATCTTTTTGAATTGGATTTTTATTTTTGGTGTAGGTCCATTTGAAGAGATGGGTCTCTTTGGAGCAGGTCTTTCAAGCTGCCTGATGAGGGCGGCTCAGTACATACTGCTGTGTTTAATCATTTTAAAGTCAAAGAAGTACCGCTATCATTGGGTTCCTTATAAAGCGAAGTATATTGACTCTGAGATGCTCAAGAAGATTGTTCTAATAGGTCTACCAATTGGTGCTCACTTGATGTTGGAAGCCTTTGGCTTACAGGTGACGGCCTTTATGGCGGGGAAGATTGGTGATGATGATTTAGGTGCACACTCAATCTTATTAAACCTTCAATATCTATTCTTCATTCTACCTATGGCATTCTCACTATGTGCAGCTACTAGAGTAGGAAATGAGATAGGCGCTAGAAGCTCGAATATTTTCAATGTATTCAAAGCGACTTCTCTTTTGTGCCTTATCCTATTTCTATGCTCTTCTCTTGGTATGTTCTACTTTGGGGAGAGTCTTGTAAGGGCCTATGGAACTTCTGAGGCCATCATCTTAAAGGCCAGAGAATCTTTATTTTACAGTTCATTATTTCTATTCTTTTACGGACTACAATTAGTAGGTAGTGGTTTTCTTAGAGGCGCAGGCTTAACTGTTATAACGAGCCTTTCTAATATTCTTTCATTGTATGTTATAGCAATACCCTTGGCCTACTTTCTAGGAGTTTCTAGAGAGTGGGGACTCCAAGGGTTATGGGCAGCGTTGGCCATCGGTATGGTTGTTGCCACTTGTGCAAATGCAATTTTAAATTTGCGCTATCTCTTTCGCGTTAAGTCTGAATTATCTCTTTCTCATTAG
- a CDS encoding class I SAM-dependent methyltransferase — MSEREINFKSLEIEIDSAIERAEVTRILHGRGGTYPGLEEVNIDLYPPAIFVSQFKDEDISDLRSFLIVKYSTRNTVIFQERFNRENSLTKFGNDLPNPHSVKEHSAKYLVNLASNQNTGLFLDMREKRAELIENCRGLDILNLFSYTCSLSVAAMLGGANKVVNIDQKKSFLNIGRENHRLNGIEGSVIYKNWDVLKSHNQIGRLGPFDLIICDPPSNQGKSFYYKKDYAKIIKKLGGYLKPEGQFMACLNSPFESTQFLKDLFLSDEREWEFLREEFSAEAFREKDKAQGLKICTFKLL, encoded by the coding sequence ATGAGTGAGAGAGAAATTAATTTTAAAAGTTTAGAAATAGAGATTGATAGTGCTATTGAAAGAGCAGAAGTGACTCGTATTCTACACGGACGCGGAGGGACATATCCAGGGTTGGAGGAAGTGAATATAGACTTATATCCTCCTGCAATTTTTGTTTCTCAATTTAAAGATGAAGATATCTCAGATTTAAGGTCATTTTTAATTGTTAAATATTCCACAAGGAATACTGTGATTTTTCAGGAGCGTTTTAATAGAGAAAACTCTCTGACAAAGTTTGGTAATGATCTCCCTAATCCTCATAGTGTTAAAGAGCATAGTGCTAAGTATTTAGTGAATTTAGCTAGTAATCAAAATACTGGTCTCTTCCTGGATATGAGAGAAAAGAGAGCAGAGTTAATTGAAAATTGTAGAGGCCTCGATATTCTCAACCTCTTTAGTTATACTTGCTCTCTTTCAGTTGCTGCTATGTTGGGAGGAGCCAATAAAGTAGTAAATATCGATCAAAAGAAATCCTTTCTTAATATAGGAAGAGAGAATCATCGCTTAAATGGTATCGAGGGAAGTGTTATATATAAGAATTGGGATGTATTAAAATCTCATAATCAAATAGGGCGTCTTGGCCCTTTCGACTTGATTATATGTGATCCTCCATCCAACCAAGGAAAAAGTTTCTACTATAAGAAAGATTACGCAAAGATTATTAAAAAGCTTGGAGGCTATCTAAAGCCTGAAGGTCAATTTATGGCCTGCTTAAATTCACCCTTTGAAAGCACTCAATTTTTAAAAGATCTCTTTCTTAGTGATGAGAGAGAGTGGGAATTTTTAAGAGAGGAGTTTTCAGCTGAAGCATTTCGAGAAAAAGACAAAGCTCAGGGCCTTAAAATATGTACTTTTAAACTCTTATAG
- a CDS encoding HD domain-containing phosphohydrolase, with the protein MSQALIISDNEVLNDLYTVNLEVYTGTNVTVKRNCDEAIELLDLHPNIDVVITLCMLEDTDSGAVIYKHLIENDMDVPLIVIGKKSDVPSEVPQVSGCYDFKLLVRTVAKVLEITAKDMAVLSVPEYYPIPIKLFYNVNEVPCDVFFKIKKSMVESEYLKIFFRGDAPSPGIKKYIDEGVHFLYVDSLKRLEMINLASECILTELKRLNGSDVSDEKKVEVIEQGIELVANRLFETKEVNEEIIKISETCMESIKDVVTNNPKLENILKLLTANRASYLYSHSIIATYVATHIIRTISWGGDSHIDKINFVFFFHDMFLAPIYTKYPELRYEEEALFNSKLTEEEKETVLSHARLAADALMKYPRLPLGADQIILQHHGMTNGQGFAMNFKDDISPLAKVMIIAEAYTEELMKSLEESEGEKATKEDIVAQLKSRYSKSTYIKIVETLSEIKF; encoded by the coding sequence ATGAGTCAAGCATTAATCATTTCAGATAACGAAGTTCTAAATGATCTCTACACTGTTAACTTAGAGGTCTACACTGGTACAAATGTCACAGTAAAAAGAAATTGTGATGAGGCCATTGAACTCTTAGACCTACATCCAAATATTGATGTAGTGATTACTCTATGTATGTTAGAGGATACTGATAGTGGTGCTGTTATTTATAAGCACCTTATTGAAAATGATATGGACGTACCTCTTATAGTTATTGGAAAGAAGAGTGATGTTCCAAGCGAGGTTCCTCAAGTTAGCGGTTGTTATGACTTTAAGCTTTTAGTGAGAACGGTTGCAAAAGTTTTAGAGATCACAGCTAAAGATATGGCGGTTCTCTCTGTTCCTGAATATTATCCGATTCCCATAAAGCTCTTCTACAATGTTAATGAAGTTCCTTGTGATGTATTTTTTAAAATTAAAAAATCAATGGTTGAAAGTGAATACTTAAAAATCTTCTTTAGAGGAGATGCACCTTCTCCTGGAATTAAGAAGTATATTGATGAAGGAGTCCACTTCCTCTATGTAGACTCATTGAAAAGATTAGAGATGATTAATCTTGCTAGTGAATGTATCTTAACTGAATTAAAAAGACTTAATGGTTCAGATGTTTCCGATGAGAAGAAAGTTGAAGTCATTGAACAAGGTATTGAATTAGTTGCCAATAGACTCTTTGAGACCAAAGAAGTTAATGAGGAGATAATTAAAATCTCTGAAACTTGTATGGAATCAATTAAAGATGTCGTTACTAATAATCCAAAGTTAGAAAATATTTTAAAACTCCTAACTGCAAATAGAGCAAGCTATCTTTATTCTCACTCAATTATTGCAACCTATGTAGCCACTCATATTATTAGAACTATTTCATGGGGTGGGGATAGTCATATTGATAAGATTAATTTTGTCTTCTTCTTTCACGATATGTTCTTAGCGCCAATTTATACTAAATACCCAGAGCTTCGCTATGAAGAAGAAGCTCTCTTTAATAGTAAGTTGACTGAGGAAGAGAAAGAGACTGTTCTCAGTCATGCGAGACTCGCCGCTGATGCCTTAATGAAGTACCCGAGACTACCTCTTGGGGCCGACCAAATTATTCTCCAGCATCACGGAATGACGAACGGGCAAGGCTTTGCCATGAACTTCAAAGATGATATCTCTCCACTAGCAAAAGTTATGATTATAGCTGAGGCCTATACCGAAGAGCTGATGAAAAGCTTAGAGGAAAGTGAAGGAGAGAAGGCCACAAAAGAAGATATTGTCGCCCAGTTAAAGTCTAGATATTCTAAGAGTACTTATATAAAGATCGTTGAGACTCTATCTGAAATCAAGTTCTAA
- the sfsA gene encoding DNA/RNA nuclease SfsA, with amino-acid sequence MKFESNIYRGIILKRYKRFLADIKLSEDTPLHKKGEVIVAHTANTGSMKTCWDENWNVLISYHDNPKRKLKYSLELTHNGDTWIGVNTSLPNKLAMEAIESGVIKELQGYETIKGEEKIGKSRIDIYLYNGKKSEPIKECYVEVKNVTLLGENKRALFPDSVSERGQKHLEELREIKKNGIRACMLYIVQREDVDSFSPASEIDPRYSELLKLAHGEGVEVLVYQCKLNELGIEVLHPIELVL; translated from the coding sequence ATGAAATTTGAATCAAATATTTATAGAGGAATAATTCTTAAGAGATATAAGAGATTTTTAGCAGATATAAAACTTAGCGAAGACACTCCCCTTCATAAAAAGGGAGAGGTTATTGTCGCTCACACTGCCAATACGGGTAGTATGAAAACCTGCTGGGATGAGAATTGGAATGTCCTCATTAGCTACCATGATAATCCGAAGAGAAAACTCAAGTATAGTTTAGAGCTTACTCACAATGGTGACACTTGGATTGGAGTCAACACTTCCCTTCCCAATAAGTTGGCAATGGAAGCTATTGAATCAGGTGTGATTAAAGAGTTGCAAGGCTATGAAACAATAAAAGGCGAAGAGAAAATTGGCAAAAGCCGTATTGATATCTATCTCTACAATGGAAAGAAAAGTGAGCCTATTAAAGAGTGCTATGTTGAGGTAAAGAATGTAACTCTGCTTGGTGAAAATAAGAGGGCACTCTTTCCAGATAGCGTAAGCGAGAGAGGTCAAAAGCATTTAGAAGAATTGAGAGAGATCAAGAAAAATGGAATCAGGGCCTGTATGCTCTATATCGTTCAAAGAGAGGATGTGGATTCTTTTTCTCCGGCCTCTGAAATTGACCCTCGCTATAGTGAGCTTCTTAAGCTGGCCCACGGCGAAGGGGTCGAAGTTCTAGTCTACCAATGTAAATTAAACGAGTTAGGTATTGAGGTTCTTCACCCGATTGAGCTTGTACTATAG
- a CDS encoding zinc-ribbon domain-containing protein translates to MSKQRRVFDLDILDEFAELKGGRLLSNEYKNSTSYLLWECKNGHRWKATALEVMGKKSAEGSWCPKCKSTQDGLQLNLDDIEIDDYEEEN, encoded by the coding sequence ATGAGTAAGCAGAGAAGAGTTTTTGATTTAGATATATTAGATGAGTTTGCAGAGCTCAAAGGTGGCAGACTGCTCTCCAACGAATATAAGAACTCTACTAGTTACCTTCTTTGGGAGTGTAAAAACGGGCACAGATGGAAGGCGACTGCTCTTGAGGTCATGGGAAAGAAAAGTGCTGAAGGTTCATGGTGCCCAAAATGTAAGTCCACTCAAGATGGATTGCAATTGAACTTAGATGATATCGAAATCGATGATTACGAAGAGGAAAATTAG